The following proteins come from a genomic window of Lycium ferocissimum isolate CSIRO_LF1 chromosome 4, AGI_CSIRO_Lferr_CH_V1, whole genome shotgun sequence:
- the LOC132051652 gene encoding NAC domain-containing protein 7-like isoform X1: MNSFSHVPPGFRFHPTDEELVDYYLRKKITSRRIDLDVIKDIDLYKIEPWDLQELCRMGTEEQSDWYFFSHKDKKYPTGTRTNRATAAGFWKATGRDKAIYSKHDLIGMRKTLVYYKGRAPNGQKSDFIMHEYRLESDPNGAPQEEGWVICRVFKKKIAAGMRMDTSEHGSPIWYDDQLSFMQDMDSPKPNYINHYPNNYPNCKKELDNLHYQIPPHHQNHHQFLHQLPLLETNSKLVAAPPGTISCSPMPVFGINVNQSSMLTQERIPPTFANNEQVADQLTDWRVLDKFVASQLSQEDENNNYSSNATTTFQATGDDGNMNKQEMAPENTSTASSSSQIDLWK, translated from the exons ATGAACTCCTTCTCACATGTTCCTCCAGGTTTCCGGTTTCACCCAACTGATGAAGAACTTGTCGATTATTACCTTAGGAAGAAAATCACCTCCAGAAGGATTGACCTTGATGTTATTAAAGACATCGATCTCTACAAAATTGAGCCATGGGATCTTCAAG AGTTATGCAGAATGGGGACAGAAGAACAGAGTGATTGGTACTTTTTCAGCCACAAAGACAAGAAATATCCAACAGGAACAAGAACAAATAGAGCAACAGCAGCAGGATTCTGGAAAGCAACAGGAAGGGACAAGGCTATATATTCTAAGCATGACTTGATTGGGATGAGGAAGACATTGGTGTATTATAAAGGGAGGGCTCCAAATGGACAAAAATCTGACTTTATTATGCATGAATATCGACTTGAGTCTGATCCAAATGGTGCTCCTCAG GAAGAAGGATGGGTTATATGTAGAGTGTTCAAGAAGAAAATAGCAGCTGGCATGAGGATGGATACTAGTGAGCATGGTTCACCAATTTGGTATGATGATCAACTATCATTCATGCAAGACATGGACTCCCCCAAACCAAATTACATTAACCACTATCCTAATAATTACCCTAATTGCAAGAAGGAACTCGATAATTTGCACTACCAAATCCCACCTCATCATCAAAATCACCACCAATTTCTTCATCAACTTCCTCTTTTAGAAACTAATTCTAAACTTGTAGCAGCACCTCCTGGTACAATAAGTTGCAGCCCAATGCCAGTATTTGGCATTAATGTTAATCAATCATCAATGCTCACACAAGAACGTATCCCTCCTACGTTTGCAAATAATGAGCAAGTTGCAGATCAACTGACCGATTGGCGAGTACTCGATAAATTTGTAGCTTCTCAACTTAGCCAAgaagatgaaaataataactaCTCATCAAATGCAACAACCACATTTCAGGCCACGGGCGATGATGGGAATATGAACAAGCAAGAAATGGCCCCGGAAAATACCTCTACAGCATCTTCAAGTTCTCAAATTGATCTGTGGAAGTGA
- the LOC132051652 gene encoding NAC domain-containing protein 7-like isoform X2, producing the protein MNSFSHVPPGFRFHPTDEELVDYYLRKKITSRRIDLDVIKDIDLYKIEPWDLQELCRMGTEEQSDWYFFSHKDKKYPTGTRTNRATAAGFWKATGRDKAIYSKHDLIGMRKTLVYYKGRAPNGQKSDFIMHEYRLESDPNGAPQAKGWVICRVFKKKIAAGMRMDTSEHGSPIWYDDQLSFMQDMDSPKPNYINHYPNNYPNCKKELDNLHYQIPPHHQNHHQFLHQLPLLETNSKLVAAPPGTISCSPMPVFGINVNQSSMLTQERIPPTFANNEQVADQLTDWRVLDKFVASQLSQEDENNNYSSNATTTFQATGDDGNMNKQEMAPENTSTASSSSQIDLWK; encoded by the exons ATGAACTCCTTCTCACATGTTCCTCCAGGTTTCCGGTTTCACCCAACTGATGAAGAACTTGTCGATTATTACCTTAGGAAGAAAATCACCTCCAGAAGGATTGACCTTGATGTTATTAAAGACATCGATCTCTACAAAATTGAGCCATGGGATCTTCAAG AGTTATGCAGAATGGGGACAGAAGAACAGAGTGATTGGTACTTTTTCAGCCACAAAGACAAGAAATATCCAACAGGAACAAGAACAAATAGAGCAACAGCAGCAGGATTCTGGAAAGCAACAGGAAGGGACAAGGCTATATATTCTAAGCATGACTTGATTGGGATGAGGAAGACATTGGTGTATTATAAAGGGAGGGCTCCAAATGGACAAAAATCTGACTTTATTATGCATGAATATCGACTTGAGTCTGATCCAAATGGTGCTCCTCAGGCAA AAGGATGGGTTATATGTAGAGTGTTCAAGAAGAAAATAGCAGCTGGCATGAGGATGGATACTAGTGAGCATGGTTCACCAATTTGGTATGATGATCAACTATCATTCATGCAAGACATGGACTCCCCCAAACCAAATTACATTAACCACTATCCTAATAATTACCCTAATTGCAAGAAGGAACTCGATAATTTGCACTACCAAATCCCACCTCATCATCAAAATCACCACCAATTTCTTCATCAACTTCCTCTTTTAGAAACTAATTCTAAACTTGTAGCAGCACCTCCTGGTACAATAAGTTGCAGCCCAATGCCAGTATTTGGCATTAATGTTAATCAATCATCAATGCTCACACAAGAACGTATCCCTCCTACGTTTGCAAATAATGAGCAAGTTGCAGATCAACTGACCGATTGGCGAGTACTCGATAAATTTGTAGCTTCTCAACTTAGCCAAgaagatgaaaataataactaCTCATCAAATGCAACAACCACATTTCAGGCCACGGGCGATGATGGGAATATGAACAAGCAAGAAATGGCCCCGGAAAATACCTCTACAGCATCTTCAAGTTCTCAAATTGATCTGTGGAAGTGA